One region of Halomicrobium sp. LC1Hm genomic DNA includes:
- a CDS encoding succinic semialdehyde dehydrogenase — MDTVDAERRLPERTRERLRNRVTSTGERDELEVTAPYTGERVGAVPLCTAEDVQTAVERARAAGVAWAERPVEQRAAILQSVADEMLDDRAGLLDTVQLETGKARFDALEELLDVVLNADYYARKGPDYLAADERTGGLPLVTTATEYHDPVGVVGLIEPWNYPLTLAISDMLPALLAGNGVVLKPAEATPFTALRAVELLDRAGVPTDLVQVVTGRGETLGEPLIEGIDHLTFTGSTATGRIVAGLAGQQLVDASLELGGKNPAVVLEDADIADAARGIARGAFANAGQLCISFERVFVDHRIYDDFRDALVRATERLDVGASFDFEPDVGSLIAQHQLETVQAHVADARERGATVETGGQRREDVGPLCYEPTVLTGLPADADAAREETFGPVLSVTPVAGSEEAIARANDTDYGLHASVWTDDTERGRRVARQIEAGSVSVNDGYLGMWASTDAPMGGVGDSGIGRRHGRQGIEKYTETQTVTTQRGPPLAPVDGVPKRWIGRAAQAGVEVLRWWRRHRPGGP, encoded by the coding sequence ATGGACACGGTCGACGCCGAGAGACGGCTGCCCGAACGGACGCGCGAACGGCTCAGAAACCGCGTGACAAGCACGGGCGAACGGGACGAACTCGAAGTGACTGCGCCCTACACCGGCGAGCGGGTTGGGGCGGTGCCGCTGTGTACGGCCGAGGACGTGCAGACTGCCGTCGAGCGCGCCCGAGCGGCCGGAGTGGCGTGGGCCGAGCGGCCGGTCGAACAGCGGGCGGCGATCCTCCAGTCCGTCGCCGACGAGATGCTCGACGACCGGGCCGGCCTGCTCGACACCGTCCAGCTGGAGACCGGGAAAGCCCGCTTCGACGCCCTCGAAGAACTGCTCGACGTGGTCCTCAACGCCGACTACTACGCGCGAAAAGGGCCGGACTATCTGGCCGCAGACGAGCGAACGGGCGGACTCCCGCTGGTGACGACGGCGACGGAGTATCACGATCCGGTCGGCGTGGTGGGGCTGATCGAGCCCTGGAACTACCCCCTGACACTCGCCATCTCGGACATGCTCCCGGCGTTGCTCGCGGGCAACGGCGTCGTGCTGAAACCCGCCGAGGCGACGCCGTTTACCGCGCTGCGGGCCGTCGAACTGCTGGATCGAGCGGGCGTCCCGACGGATCTCGTCCAGGTCGTGACCGGGCGCGGCGAGACGCTGGGCGAGCCGCTCATCGAGGGGATCGACCACCTCACGTTCACCGGCTCGACGGCGACCGGGCGGATCGTCGCCGGGCTGGCCGGCCAACAGCTCGTCGACGCGTCGCTGGAGCTGGGCGGCAAGAACCCGGCGGTCGTGTTAGAGGACGCGGACATCGCCGACGCCGCGCGTGGGATCGCGCGCGGAGCCTTCGCGAACGCCGGCCAGCTGTGTATCTCCTTCGAGCGCGTCTTCGTCGACCACCGGATCTACGACGACTTCCGCGACGCGCTGGTCCGGGCGACCGAACGGCTCGACGTTGGTGCGAGCTTCGACTTCGAGCCGGACGTGGGGTCACTGATCGCACAGCACCAGCTGGAGACCGTCCAGGCCCACGTGGCCGACGCCCGCGAGCGCGGTGCGACCGTCGAGACGGGCGGCCAGCGCCGCGAGGACGTGGGGCCGCTGTGTTACGAGCCGACGGTGCTGACGGGGCTGCCCGCAGACGCCGACGCCGCCCGTGAGGAGACCTTCGGGCCGGTACTGTCGGTGACGCCGGTCGCCGGCAGCGAGGAGGCGATCGCGCGCGCCAACGACACCGACTACGGACTCCACGCCAGCGTCTGGACCGACGACACCGAACGCGGGCGACGGGTCGCCCGCCAGATCGAGGCCGGTTCGGTCTCGGTCAACGACGGCTATCTCGGGATGTGGGCCTCGACGGACGCGCCGATGGGCGGCGTCGGCGACTCCGGGATCGGTCGCCGGCACGGCCGCCAGGGGATCGAGAAGTACACAGAGACACAGACGGTCACGACCCAGCGCGGGCCGCCGCTGGCTCCCGTCGACGGCGTCCCCAAACGCTGGATCGGGCGGGCGGCGCAGGCCGGCGTCGAGGTCCTGCGCTGGTGGCGTCGCCACCGGCCGGGAGGACCGTAG